Below is a genomic region from Neorhizobium galegae.
GAACGGTCGGGAGTTCATTCATCAAACGCCAGTAACGCGGCGTTCTTCGCGAACCATCGACCGCGAAGTTACGCACCGCGCGGCTGAACAGCACATGCACCATTGTGAGCAGCACGACAAGCCCGATCTTCGCATGCAGCCATCCGCCGCGAAATTCGTAGACGTCCCAGGCGAGGAAAAGACCGAGAACCCAGGTGATCATCATCGCCGGATTCATGATGATCTTCAGGAGCCGCTGTTCCATCATCTTGAAGGTTTCGGACTGCGCCGAACCCGGCTCCGCGTCGCTGTGATAGATGAACAGCCGCGGCATGTAGAGCAGACCGGCCATCCAGGACATCACCGCGATGACATGGAAAGCCTTGACGTAGAGAAGAAAATCATCCGGCTGAGCCAGATAGACCGCCACCAGGATGGCGACGAAGACGGCAAGTGCGATGAAGGCCCGCATTGCCGACC
It encodes:
- the hemJ gene encoding protoporphyrinogen oxidase HemJ, with product MRAFIALAVFVAILVAVYLAQPDDFLLYVKAFHVIAVMSWMAGLLYMPRLFIYHSDAEPGSAQSETFKMMEQRLLKIIMNPAMMITWVLGLFLAWDVYEFRGGWLHAKIGLVVLLTMVHVLFSRAVRNFAVDGSRRTPRYWRLMNELPTVLMIGIVILVIVKPF